From the Entelurus aequoreus isolate RoL-2023_Sb linkage group LG13, RoL_Eaeq_v1.1, whole genome shotgun sequence genome, the window ttgtgcattcttGGACTTGGCTCCCTTGGACTAGGATGCATGCTACTTTTGTCGTCTTTTTTCAAAATATCTCGCACTCTTCCGTTATTCTTGAATACCTCTCCTGGAACTCTGAAGAattgtttatccttttcgcgatttgaacaatTCGTACTGCCAAAATAACACAAGCATAGGAcaatttttcttcgagaaaggctaaatggagcTTAGTACCCATTGAAACAGTACGGCGCCCCGAAAAGGAcatggggaaaatatttttttagatatgtttctcgtgcgcacgagaaacataaaacagagctagcttgaccactaGGCGTATTAACTGGGCGGGACGTGAGCCGGATGTGATGTCAGTTACATCTcaacaacatacaacatacatccaaaaccctcaaatctagactccaaacatcccagaacaagctagtcagattacttctagacctccaccccagatcacacctcactcctacccacttctccaaagtgggctggctcagggtggaggacagagtaaaacaacttgcactgagactagtctataaaatccgctacacctccctgataccgaagtacatgtcaaactacttccttaacgtaaatgaccgccataaccacaacaccagggggagctccacgttaaacccagattccgatctaacaaaggtctaaactcattctccttctatgccacatcaacactctcaacaggtgtaaaagaaagggcatctctatcctccttcaaaaccgcactaaaagaacacctccaggcaacttcaaccgtaAACTAACAAACTTCCTTTCACATCCAACctgcccggattgtaaataatcaaatgtaaatacagtaatcaaatgtagatacttattcttattcgTGTGCTCTCTGATCtctatctctatgtccactacttgctgtacatatcctaccaagtcagtcctacactgctccaatgtccatttctctgatgatgcaattgttgatgactgaagtgttgatatcaaccaaacctaacccccccccccctccacaccccggattgtaaataatgtaaataattcaatgtatatactctgatgtttattttgtgtgatgactgtattatgatgatagtatatatctgtatcatgaatcaatttaggtggaccccgacttaaacaagttgaaaaacttattcaggtgttaccatttagtggtcaattgtgcggaatatgtactgcactgtgcaatctactaatacaagtttcaatcaatcaatcaatcaataggaaAACATTTTTCGGTTTTGGTttttgtctgaccttttggaaaGAATCACTAACAAAAACCGAGACACAAGAGTACCATAAAACAATGCAAATTAAGATTTTGtaaattaaaaatttttcaatctgCAGAAttaaacaaatgcaaaagaaTCATGCAAAAACccctaaaacacaaaagaaatGCTGCAAGTTGACAGAAAATAACAGACGCTAGCAAAGCTACAAGGGGTACTATACCTGAGAAACATCCGTCTTTAGACACATAAGGGGGATGTCCAGAAAAAACACTTGGCAATAAAAATTGTTTGCTCTTTAATGCTGTAAATTATGTCATGTCTGGCACCTGTGGGAGTCTGGCTATATTGTATTCTATCATTTTTAATTTTCAGCATTTTCCAGTGGAACTTGTATTGAATGGCATGCACACATTGCACAGTACACACCGCAAAGTataaaacatggtaggctataggctaataggagttagcagctacacaacagctaagtacacaatagcacacaagctagaaatACGTACTAACTATGTGTCCTtaactgaacaatattgcagtctaaaagacAACATTTGTCATTATAAAGAATTTGATGAAAAGCTGTTGATCATGTGTGTCTACGTCGACTTAAAAGCATGGAATTTTCATATCCAATCTGATATTTCGATACATCAGCAAAAACCcctgaataataataaaataattatcgAGTTGtatcagcttgcatctaaaaCCTCCGATATAAGCGCTCCGATTTAAGCAGTGCTGCAGCGCCTCCAATattcacacaaggttggtcttttcttgttttttagtAGTCATTGACAAAAGGTAAATGAGTTAGACTATGGGCTATTAGGTGCTAgcagatacacaacagctaaggaCAAAATAGCTagacattaggggtgtgggaaaaaatcgattcaaatttgaatcgcgattctcaagttgtgcgattcagaatcgattctcatttttttaaaaatcgattttttatttatttatttaaaaaactttttttaaattttttttttaaattaatcaatccaacaaaacaatacacagcaataccataacaatgcaatccaattccaaaaccaaacccgacccaacaacactcagaactgcaataaacagagcaattgagaggagacacaaacacgacacagaacaaaccaaaagtagtgaaacaaaaatgaatattatcaacaacagtatcaatattagttacaatttcaacatagcagtgattaaaaatccctcattgacattatcattagacatttataaaaaaaaaaaaaaaaaaaaatgaacaatagtgtcacagtggcttacacttgcatcgcatctcataagcttgacaacacactgtgtccaatatgttcacaaagataaaataagtcatatttttggttcatttaatagttaaaacaaatgtacattattgcaatcagttgataaaacattgtcctttacaattataaaagctttttacaaaaatctactactctgcttgcatgtcagcagactggggtagatcctgctgaaatcctatgtattgaatgaatagagaatcgttttgaatcggggaaaaaattgttttcgaatcgagaatcttgttgaattgaaaaaaaataatcgattttgaatcgaatcgtgaccccaagaatcgatattgaatcgaatcgtgggacacccaaagattcacagccctactagacATACATAAAAAgtatccttaattgaacaatattacagTCTATAACAGGACATTTGTCAAAATATGCAAGTATCAAATAATatggttgcatattacttacagattcaAAGTCTCCAAAGCGTGTTtaaaaaatatccagtaacaaacgtgtccgcatcattcaattgactgcgtcatgagcttaaccgAATGAGTACTTGGCGTCCCCAAAAAGCAAttaccacttcaacttaaagacagaatATGTCCAtaccagatggttaataatataGTAAATAGGTTAGTGCTCTTCATACCCGCCATTGTTCtttgtttgagtaatttcacttgcttttttttaacatttcacaTTAAAAGTATGTATGAGTTGTGCTGATATCGTGTCGTGGCATATAAGAAGTGAGAAGGTTGTATGGGGACACCCCTAATAAAAACACAGAGCACTTACCGTGGGACTCTTTTAAGCCCTGGTCAGCTATTCGTTTTCCGACAGTGTCGTCAGCTCTGTCTTCTGGTGAACACCACTCTACAAGAGGCCTGGATTTGTCCCCCCTAAGTGTCCACACAAATCATAAAAATATGTCAGACATACAGTACATTACATGCATGTGTATCAGTACTATAACACCCCCATTCAGGACTAATCTGGAATACTACTCATTACCACTAACCAATCCTGCGTCTCTGTTGTTCTGAAGCCTTTGGCGAAGGGGTTGCTGGCAATCTTCAGTTGTGTGATCTGAGAAAAAGAGGTCAAATTGAGAAAAAtcttaatgtatatatttttttacattttcattccTTACCCTGTGGTTTTGATAGGCAGTGACTGCCATGAATCGTGTCTCGGGAAAGAAGAAGGAGCAAAAGTTTCTATTGGCATTTAGATGACTGTCGCGGGCTGGATCTGCATACACTACATGCAAGCGTGGCTGGTATCGATGCATGGAATTCAATATCATCTGGCAGAGAAGGGAAGAACATGTGGCGATTTAACATATATTTTGTCGACATTACACACACAAAGACTAGAACTAACATGTCCGTTGTCATCCAGCAGGTTGTTCGTGAGTTTGAGCATGTCAAAGGACACAGTCTGCTTCATCCACTGGGCCCCACGAGCCGGTGAGTCCGGGTGGAAGTGCATACGGCTCGGAGCTGCAACGTCTGCTCGACCTCCCACCAACCAGGATGAGCTGTGGAATGCATATCTGACACACACACTCGTAAAATAAACATAAATTCCTGTCTTTTTACAACACTAAAATTAAAAATACAGATATTGATTTACTTAATGTGTattgaccagtgttgggactaacgcgttactttgtaacgcgttactgtaacgccgttagtttcggcggtaactagtagtctaacgcgttattttttatattcagtaactcagttaccgttactacatgatgcgttactgcgttattttacgttattttttatgtagtattggctagaaacagaaaatctgagtgtgttttattggagcgctgcggtgtcgtccttctgaatctcttgtgtcacaaggaagaggcgcgctctgtgtgtgtgtctgggtgtgggtgtgggaaggggaggggaggggagggggggcgtgtctgtgtttactaacaacggagccgcagtcaagtttcttaacatggagatattctcacttcttttttttttgtcgagcacaaagaaaataacatttcagTTAaacgtaagttgtgtcttggatcaaagatcccgtctactgcccaaaacagcaatttaaatctgctgaaacagctacaaaagcaacatgctacgACAAACCTAGTAAAGAGAGacccacttcacctccacctccaacagtggctggattttaacggagacactgctagccaggacatcattgatagagccattgcatcgtatgtgctagaagacatgcaggctatttctacagtggcaGTGAGCCACTAAGTGAGCACATAATTAAACGTAATTTTTTCTcagattaattttatttttataaaatataaaatgtatttaattatattttgttCAAAATTGTTTCTTTTGATATTGCTGTGatcaaaatcaaaatcaatgacATTTAAAATGATATATTATTGAACACACAGAAAAATAAATGAGTGCACTTACTTTTGGCCTTCCTATGGTCTACACAAGATCCAGATGgtgcaacttcctgtggaccatgtgactcaTGAACTATTCCAAATTATTCAGACGAGGTAGTGtgttagggtaacaggactgagtgaaaacccAGGAACTAAAATGtgaacttttaaaaaaatgtttaactgaAAAGCATAAGGAGTAACAGAAATATGCGTAAAAATATAAAGTTTCTTAAGGATTTAAATGACAATATTTTATGGTAAAGTCTATTTTTTGAAAACGAGATCAGGCAACAAATACAATAAATCTAtgaaattgtatttataaatCTGCAATCAGATCAATGTACAGGACACTTAACTTAATAACAAATATAGTTGTACAGTTAAAGTTATTGTGTATTCAGACTAGCAGTCTTTTTCAAATCTGATATACCGATATCGGAGTCGTAGAGTATTGGCTTGTATGGATATTTATCCAATATGATATCATacagacttttattttttttttagtgttaaaTGTTAGAGAAAGCtttatcaagtgaaattactctaaCAGAGACCAATGATAGGTCTGAAAAACATTAACATATATCCATTATTAAAGGGGACCTGCACTTTTTTTGTGTCGTTCACAAacgttatgagagacaagaacacacatgtcttttttgggggggattttaaagatgataaaaaaaatgtttggaagatgcagctaatgggagtcacagttgtagcctttaaagccctctaaaacaacttcaaaaaccTCCATTATTGTGgaatttggagccaagctatttcgacataaatggagtgcttggccaaaaaaacggaaaaaacgtccccggccagccggaccaaacagacaactgtccatcgagtgagtcacactttatattgatcatgatacatgcagcacgtcatgcgtgtatcatgacagacagcaTACAAGTCTGTctcgctgtgtacaaacaaaacatgaaatgtgggctaatattttacaggtacggtaatatgattgttcatttttttcagattggtgtcttatcgcattgtgttgtgcagtaCAAATTCAAATGCGTTTTGTGCTTATCTCTTttcgtagctagcttttacggctaataccaaagCATGCCAATGACTTCctctgtgttcgctcttacattaacaatgtcactacagcttggttattgtacaggttacagaacgtaactcaagtattgttgacggtttttgaatgcatttttaaaatgatttagaagtagaattgattgctcccaataACTGCAAGGATGagtcgatttttacatgttaggatgcaaaaaaaaaacaacccaacgtttgtcttcttgtctatgaatgttctcattcatccaggtcattgacatctcagggcattcaatcggtcgcaactggactgtttggtttgtcttagaagacgagtaggcttcatcaattcatgctcatagacttagattggtcagatctagtccagcagctggtgccaaaaccccaaatatttatactcctaaACCAGGAGggcgtgcctgggcaaggatggttttgccctatcgtagtgagttcttttccccaatatatgaatcagtgcatttatcattaaaaaaacccAACTACTAAGTCGACACATGACACAGCATAagcgggcaaactcttcaggccaagactcagatgtctacctgcacctcagggagaaacagcactcctttgagaacaaaaatgtacagattctggacagggagaacggatggtacgaaagaggagtgagggaagccatttaCTGTACGTCAAGGTTGAGAAACCAtctctgaacagaggaggtggtttgcgacaccacctgtcctccacatacaacactgtcctttcaaccattcctaaaatactctgcaatttagcctctaacaaataacaggagttagaaacactcTGGTCTCAGAATGTGACCAGAATGCCACTTATGCCATTTGtccacaactgaatggaatgttaACGTGGggtattttggactggtagtagtccatCCACAGCGAtagttctgccacacaatacctcaatgcaaacgaggggaaattacacttcaacgactgtcgttggctttgacagttaggattgctcgtttgcatcaaaacagttgtttttctcactatgatagggcaaaaccatccttgcccaggcacaccctcctggttttttggtgtataaatatttggggttttggcaccagccgctggactagatcagaccaatctaaatctatgagcactaactgatgaagcctactcggatgagaggctaaACATCTTACAAGACAAACCAAACTGCAGTTGCTATCGACTGAATGCACTGaaattttgtcttcttgtctgtcattatgattgtgaacgatgggcaaaattccaaaaaaagtgcacttcccatTTAAGTTTCTGGAATCGACTTATGCTGTCTTAAAGTTGAAGTGGGGTGATAATTTGTTTTTAGCTAcacttagtggccacaataatttgtTACGTTGAGCTCATGATGTAGTAATATTCTCgacgcagacacgtttgttactggatactttctaacatgcttctaccttggagactttgtatgcgcAAGAAATATGCAACTATATTTATtcgatatttgtttattttaacaaatattgtattttaggctgcattatttttcaatgaaagacACTGATTGCGTATgtctgtgtgctattgtgtgcttagctgtcgtgtagctgctagctccaagcagcctatagcctaccatgtttatcttttgtaaatgacttgactaaaacacaagaaaagaccaaccttgtgtgcttattggaggacatttagatgttaactagcTGTCCTGCTTTGTACAAGTAAACgcactgcaggacagcttgtttTGTATCGGTCAGAGGTTTTAGACGCAAGCCGATGTAATCTGTTACTAGtattttgctgatattggaccgatatcaatatcgaaTTGGGACACTTTTAATGTATACATTTGATTTCTTGCAAATGGAATCGGCCCATGTTTCTTTTATGTTCTCCGTCACCGTAAATTATATTCACGACTCACTTCGTCTTAGTCTTACCTGTATCTTTTGTCATCTACAGGGATAAAGTCCATGACCAGAACATACTCCGCAGCAGGATCCATCCCTGATAGTTTCACCTGGAACGCTGGGAACATCCTCCTAGCGTGAGGGGAATGAAAGATTTCAaacaaacccccccaaaaaagaagcgACGAGGAAATATTGTACGTACCGTCCGGCTTTGGTGACTATCATCTCCGTGCCGAGCTGGTCGAACTGCAGCCAAAGTGCGTGCATCTCCAGCTGAACTCTGACCCCACTGACTTGGGGGACCTTAATGATCGACAGAGACGCTCCATGTGTGCAACACACCGGAGACAATTTGCAGCTCGGAGGCAGCGGCGAACCTACAGAGAGAAAACGCATGGGgtgaaaaaactaatttttttaaattgcaaaatACTTACCATTCAGTGTCTGAGATGCCATTTTCTGTGAAGGGTcaagtatttttttcttctaataacAGCGTCTTTCCTTACATTATAGACTTTGCAAAGCAGTACTGTTTGATCAGAACAGGTACCCTCCAAGTCCGGGGGCACGATGCATAGTGTCGACAGCATCAGAAGGGCGAGCTGGTTTTATACATCTTGCACTTCTCACTGGGGACCACAAAACCTTCCTCATCCATTACAATAAACATAATGTCGCAGTCACAGCTGCGCGCACGCATGTGGCCCCAAGACCTTTCAGTGTTAGTCTGCCAGGCACACACGTTCTACTTCTTGTTAACTCCTGTTTCATTTAGCCCGAAGCCTAAATGTTGCCCTGTCTTTACTGGCGAGTACCACATTATTAGCTTCCAATCTGAGTGTGGAAAGATGGAAATAACAACAAATTGCTTCTACCAGTCTTCTTGGGAATTctttcaatgttatgtttcaacACCGCACTAATTATGGTTATGTGCATTCTTTAAAACGGAATAAAACGGCATATTTAAAGTGGCGGTTggctttttttaatgtattatttttttttacatttttatattcatCATGTGCAAATGTACTTATTTGAGCTAGTTTCAGGGGAAGAAAAGGTCATGCTTAACATCGAGGATGTGAATCTAacaacaactcacgattcaattttgattcttggggtgacgatacgattcagaatcgattctcgattcaattcgattctcACACTATATCATAtggtataaaaaataataaaacctttttagtttttaaaaaaatatttcatttaatttcttgttcaatcaatcaatcaatcaatcaatcaatcaatcaatcaatcaatcaatcaatcaatcaatcaatcaatcaatcaatcaaagtttattaatatagcccttaatcacaagtgtctcaaagggctgcacaagccacaacgacatcctcggctcagatcccacgtcagggcaagaaaaaactcaacccaatgggatacaatgagaaaccttggaggggaccacagatgtggggataaggcaaatgttttattcaacaagtatatataatatttttagccactgtaaaattacacacagtttgaagagtaacactgtgtttgaatatttaattagatgattctttggtgtaccactagatggtagTTTGAGAATCACTTGTATATGATATTGTTATAGGTGCACCTCTGCGTAATATTGTattcttattaacattaaagaaaacaaacaagaacaaataaataaatatagatcaacttacaacaaagaataacgctgttaaaatgttttttagtcTGTGACAGAAAAGATTTACAGTGCATCAATTTGCaggaaataaaagaaaaaaaatgtacaccTTATTTAAACTAGAAACATTGTTTGAcccacttgaaccatttgataatgaaaaataaaataaaataaacgcaaTAAATAATAAGGAAATAGTtaaaatcgtgaaaaaatgtaaatctaagacttcaactgattgtaacagaattgatatggaaacgataaaaaaggttattgaagagatctcaggaccattaatgtatattagtaacctatcatttcaaacaggtacatttccaaacaaaatgaaaatagctaaagttgcaccaatttataagactggagacaaacatcaatttacaaattatagacctgtttctctacttccacaattttctaaaatcattgaaaaactgttcaataacagattagaaa encodes:
- the LOC133663032 gene encoding T-box transcription factor TBX1; translation: MSVTAKFELNSQAALIHGPDLTASRVTSAKISGVRVQLEMHALWLQFDQLGTEMIVTKAGRRMFPAFQVKLSGMDPAAEYVLVMDFIPVDDKRYRYAFHSSSWLVGGRADVAAPSRMHFHPDSPARGAQWMKQTVSFDMLKLTNNLLDDNGHMILNSMHRYQPRLHVVYADPARDSHLNANRNFCSFFFPETRFMAVTAYQNHRITQLKIASNPFAKGFRTTETQDWGDKSRPLVEWCSPEDRADDTVGKRIADQGLKESHGVMLGLGLCGIWGCSRAGGGRLGGERLERRRKE